The Aedes aegypti strain LVP_AGWG unplaced genomic scaffold, AaegL5.0 Primary Assembly AGWG_AaegL5_hic_scaff_356_PBJ_arrow, whole genome shotgun sequence genome includes a region encoding these proteins:
- the LOC110681076 gene encoding putative lysozyme-like protein: MPTSSSSVGVGGLSSTITSNHSTMVNSIGNFGMVGNSTSLGGTSLALSGIGGGSSGGVGGGVSGGGGGGGGGGGSTVTWAPTPTQQQGTEIDRIMAKIEQDNRILAELEHPRTTGPIMSSSLGSGLTSTSLSLSQHQPHLQTTSLSSQINSTGMLGGLSGLTNSGVPASVGTGMPSSIGLNSIGISSIGTAGISSITAGVNSMNVTSMGVTSSASSHALTDGQYSVLTSSTGASNPYSAANVSPLPSRANPLSTTAMPPLCQVLNLKFSLTITF; encoded by the exons ATGCCGACTAGTTCCAGTTCAGTTGGTGTCGGAGGTCTCAGTAGCACAATAACAAGCAATCATTCGACGATGGTCAACAGTATCGGCAATTTCGGTATGGTTGGCAACTCAACGTCGTTAGGAGGCACATCCTTAGCTCTCAGTGGCATAGGGGGTGGTAGCAGCGGCGGAGTAGGAGGAGGAGTAAGTGGAggtggaggaggaggaggaggaggtggAGGCAGTACTGTAACATGGGCTCCCACGCCAACCCAGCAACAAGGAACTGAAATAGATAGGATTATGGCAAAGATCGAACAG GACAATCGTATATTGGCCGAGTTAGAGCACCCGCGAACTACTGGACCAATAATGTCATCATCGTTGGGGTCTGGTCTGACAAGCACAAGCCTTAGCCTATCCCAGCACCAGCCCCACCTCCAAACGACAAGTTTATCGTCTCAAATAAACAGCACTGGAATGCTTGGAGGACTAAGTGGACTGACTAACAGTGGAGTTCCTGCAAGTGTTGGAACCGGTATGCCCAGCTCTATCGGTCTAAACTCGATAGGTATTAGCTCAATTGGAACCGCTGGAATAAGTTCTATCACCGCTGGTGTGAATTCCATGAACGTTACTTCGATGGGAGTGACCTCGAGTGCCAGTAGTCATGCACTAACCGATGGACAGTACAGTGTATTAACGTCATCCACAGGAGCTTCAAACCCTTACTCAGCAGCTAATGTTTCACCACTGCCAAGCCGAGCAAATCCACTGAGTACTACTGCTATGCCACCCTTATGTCAGGTGCTGAACTTAAAATTTTCTCTTACAATtacattttaa